The proteins below are encoded in one region of Fusobacterium massiliense:
- a CDS encoding D-alanine--D-alanine ligase produces the protein MKIAVFMGGTSSEKEISLKSGEAVLESLLNQGYNAYKVVLDEKNQVSAFIENEYDLAYLVLHGGNGENGKIQAVLDILGKKYTGSGVLASAITMDKNKTKQIAQSIGIRTPKAYEKVDEIEKYPVIIKPMDEGSSKGLFLCNNKEEAEKAVKELKKPIIEDYIVGEELTVGVLNGKALGVLKIIPKADVLYDYDSKYANGGSVHEFPAKIEDKLYKEAMKLAEKIHSEFDMKGTSRSDFILSEGKLYFLEVNSSPGMTKTSLIPDLATLQGYTFDDIVRMTVETFFKD, from the coding sequence ATGAAGATAGCAGTTTTTATGGGAGGAACTTCTTCAGAAAAGGAAATTTCATTAAAAAGTGGAGAAGCTGTTTTAGAAAGTTTATTAAACCAAGGGTATAATGCTTATAAAGTTGTTTTAGATGAAAAAAATCAAGTGAGTGCTTTTATTGAAAATGAATATGATTTAGCATATTTAGTATTACATGGGGGAAATGGAGAAAACGGAAAAATCCAAGCGGTTCTAGATATACTAGGTAAAAAGTATACAGGTTCAGGAGTTCTTGCTAGTGCAATAACAATGGATAAAAATAAGACTAAACAAATAGCTCAAAGTATAGGAATAAGAACTCCTAAAGCTTATGAAAAAGTTGATGAAATTGAAAAATATCCTGTTATAATAAAACCTATGGATGAAGGTTCAAGTAAAGGATTATTTTTATGCAATAATAAAGAAGAAGCTGAAAAAGCAGTAAAAGAATTAAAAAAGCCTATAATTGAAGATTATATTGTTGGAGAAGAGTTAACAGTTGGAGTATTAAATGGAAAAGCACTAGGAGTTTTAAAGATAATACCTAAGGCAGATGTTCTATATGATTATGATTCAAAATATGCTAATGGAGGTTCTGTTCACGAATTTCCTGCTAAAATAGAAGATAAGTTATATAAAGAAGCTATGAAACTGGCTGAGAAAATCCACAGTGAATTTGATATGAAAGGGACTTCAAGAAGTGACTTTATATTGAGTGAAGGAAAACTTTATTTCTTAGAAGTAAACTCATCTCCAGGAATGACAAAAACAAGTTTGATTCCAGATTTAGCTACTCTTCAAGGATATACTTTTGATGATATAGTAAGAATGACAGTTGAAACATTCTTTAAAGATTAG
- the murB gene encoding UDP-N-acetylmuramate dehydrogenase codes for MKVFLDQEMKNYSNMRVGGKAKKLIILENKEEIIDVYKENNNIFLLGNGTNVLFTDDYMDRTFVCTKRLNKIENLVNGLVKVDTGANIKELIDFMEKYDYTGIESLFGIPGTIGGLVYMNGGAFGSEIFDRIKSVEIFDENYQIREIKKEDIRVSYRKTEVQDKKWVILSATFEFEKGFNGARVKEIKELRESKHPLDKPSLGSTFKNPTGDFAARLISECGLKGTVIGNAQIAEKHPNFVLNLGNAKFSDIEGILNLVKKSVDEKFNVKLEEEIIIVK; via the coding sequence ATGAAAGTTTTCTTAGATCAAGAGATGAAAAATTACTCTAATATGAGAGTTGGAGGAAAAGCAAAAAAATTAATTATTCTTGAAAATAAAGAAGAAATAATTGATGTTTACAAAGAAAATAACAATATATTTTTATTAGGAAATGGAACTAATGTACTTTTTACTGATGATTATATGGATAGAACTTTTGTTTGTACAAAAAGACTTAACAAAATAGAAAATTTAGTAAATGGATTAGTTAAAGTTGATACAGGAGCAAATATAAAAGAGCTAATTGATTTTATGGAAAAATACGATTATACAGGAATTGAAAGTTTATTTGGAATACCAGGAACTATTGGTGGACTTGTTTATATGAATGGAGGAGCATTTGGTTCTGAAATTTTTGATAGGATTAAGTCTGTTGAAATATTTGATGAAAATTATCAAATAAGGGAAATAAAAAAAGAAGATATAAGAGTTTCCTATAGAAAAACAGAAGTGCAAGACAAAAAATGGGTAATCTTATCTGCAACATTTGAATTTGAAAAAGGTTTTAATGGAGCTAGAGTAAAAGAAATAAAAGAATTAAGAGAAAGTAAACACCCTTTAGATAAGCCAAGTTTAGGAAGCACTTTTAAAAATCCGACAGGAGATTTTGCTGCAAGGCTTATATCAGAATGTGGATTAAAAGGTACTGTAATAGGAAATGCTCAAATAGCAGAAAAACATCCTAATTTTGTATTAAATTTAGGGAATGCTAAATTTTCTGATATAGAAGGTATTTTAAATTTAGTTAAGAAAAGTGTAGATGAAAAATTTAATGTAAAATTGGAAGAAGAAATAATAATAGTTAAATAA
- the murC gene encoding UDP-N-acetylmuramate--L-alanine ligase — MEKIYFIGINGIGMSGLAKIMKCKGYEVLGADICRNYVTEDLLSMGITVYDEHNEENVKGVDFVVASTAIKETNPEYSYAINNGIKILKRGELLAKLLNNETGIAIAGTHGKTTTSSMMSAVMLKKDPTIVVGGILPEIQSNAKPGMSEYFIAEADESDNSFLYMKPKYCVVTNIDADHLDVHGTLENIKKSFIKFISNTQNEALVCADCNNIRSILKDIPEAEKIITYSIKDEKADIYAKNIRVEDRKTIFTVVINGEDKGEYVLNIPGDHNIQNSLPVIYMALEFGVSANEIKEALLKFKGSKRRYDVLFDKNIENGYGNKTKRVRIVDDYAHHPTEIKATLKAIKGIDNSRLVAIFQPHRYSRVHFLLDEFKDAFTNVDKVILLPIYAAGEKNEFNISSEVLKEHINHSNIEVMNDWKDIKKYVSKVKKDSTYIFMGAGDISTLAHQIAEELDEIEE; from the coding sequence ATGGAAAAGATTTATTTTATAGGAATAAATGGAATCGGAATGAGTGGTCTTGCAAAAATAATGAAGTGCAAAGGTTACGAAGTTTTAGGTGCTGATATTTGTAGAAATTATGTAACAGAAGATTTGTTATCTATGGGAATAACAGTATACGATGAGCATAATGAAGAAAATGTTAAAGGAGTAGACTTTGTTGTAGCTTCGACTGCTATAAAAGAAACTAACCCAGAATATTCGTATGCTATAAATAACGGGATAAAAATATTAAAAAGAGGAGAATTATTAGCAAAACTTTTAAATAATGAAACAGGTATTGCTATAGCTGGAACTCATGGTAAAACTACAACATCGTCAATGATGTCAGCTGTAATGTTAAAAAAAGATCCTACTATAGTTGTGGGAGGTATTTTACCAGAAATACAATCCAATGCTAAGCCTGGTATGAGTGAATATTTTATTGCTGAAGCTGATGAAAGTGATAACTCATTTTTATATATGAAGCCTAAATATTGTGTTGTAACTAATATAGATGCAGATCATTTAGATGTCCATGGAACATTAGAAAATATAAAGAAATCTTTTATTAAATTTATATCAAATACACAAAATGAAGCTTTAGTTTGTGCTGATTGTAATAATATAAGATCTATTTTAAAAGATATACCAGAAGCAGAAAAAATAATTACTTATTCAATAAAAGATGAAAAAGCAGATATATATGCAAAAAATATTAGAGTTGAAGATAGAAAGACTATTTTTACAGTAGTTATAAATGGGGAAGATAAAGGAGAATATGTTTTGAATATTCCGGGAGACCATAATATTCAAAATTCTTTACCTGTTATATACATGGCTTTAGAGTTTGGAGTAAGTGCGAATGAAATAAAAGAAGCCCTTTTAAAGTTTAAAGGGTCAAAAAGAAGATATGATGTCTTATTTGATAAAAATATAGAAAATGGATATGGGAATAAAACTAAGAGAGTAAGAATAGTAGATGACTACGCTCATCACCCAACAGAAATAAAAGCGACTTTGAAAGCGATCAAAGGGATAGATAATTCAAGACTTGTAGCTATATTTCAACCACATAGATATAGTAGAGTGCATTTCTTGTTAGATGAATTTAAAGATGCCTTTACAAATGTAGATAAAGTAATTCTTTTACCAATATATGCAGCAGGTGAAAAAAATGAATTTAATATATCGAGTGAAGTTCTAAAAGAACATATAAATCACTCAAATATTGAAGTTATGAATGATTGGAAAGATATAAAAAAATATGTATCTAAAGTAAAAAAAGATTCAACATATATTTTTATGGGAGCAGGAGACATATCAACTTTAGCTCATCAAATTGCTGAAGAATTAGATGAAATTGAAGAATAG
- the murG gene encoding undecaprenyldiphospho-muramoylpentapeptide beta-N-acetylglucosaminyltransferase — MKKVILTTGGTGGHIYPALAVADKLKAKGIEPIFIGSTSRMEKDIVPQSGHKFIGIDIVVPRSFKNIKKYISSIREAYRIVKEIEPDAIIGFGNYISIPTIIAGIFLKKKIYLQEQNVSFGMANKLFYKFAKLTFLAFDKTYDDIPIKHQGKFKVTGNPLRKSIEGLKYALEREKLGIKPEQKLILITGGSLGAQDINKTVLKYWEKFYNDKDIVVYWATGNQNFEEMKKDLKYKKEQDVIDSYFNNILNIMAAADLVMCRAGALTISEIIELERPSVILPYSSAKVGQYENAKVLSDNESAYIYMKNEMDEAVQKVFALIKNDEKLKKMRIRLKSLKKSNAAEEIIANLDIWRN; from the coding sequence ATGAAAAAAGTTATATTGACTACTGGAGGAACAGGGGGGCATATATATCCAGCTCTAGCAGTTGCAGATAAATTGAAAGCTAAAGGAATTGAACCTATATTTATTGGAAGTACATCTCGTATGGAAAAAGATATAGTTCCTCAAAGTGGCCATAAATTTATAGGGATTGATATAGTTGTTCCTAGAAGCTTTAAAAATATAAAAAAATATATAAGTTCAATAAGAGAGGCATATAGAATTGTTAAAGAGATAGAGCCTGATGCAATAATAGGTTTTGGAAATTATATTTCGATTCCAACTATAATTGCAGGAATATTTTTGAAGAAGAAAATATATTTACAAGAGCAAAATGTTAGTTTTGGTATGGCTAATAAGTTGTTTTATAAGTTTGCAAAATTGACATTCTTAGCTTTTGATAAGACTTATGATGATATTCCTATAAAACATCAAGGAAAATTTAAAGTAACAGGAAATCCTCTTAGAAAAAGTATAGAAGGATTAAAATATGCTTTAGAAAGAGAAAAATTAGGGATAAAACCTGAACAAAAATTAATTTTGATAACAGGTGGAAGTTTAGGAGCTCAAGACATAAATAAAACAGTACTAAAGTATTGGGAAAAATTTTATAATGATAAAGATATAGTTGTTTATTGGGCAACAGGAAATCAAAATTTTGAAGAAATGAAAAAAGATTTAAAATATAAAAAAGAACAAGATGTTATAGATTCATATTTTAATAATATCTTAAATATTATGGCAGCTGCTGATTTAGTAATGTGTAGAGCAGGAGCTTTAACAATATCAGAAATAATAGAGTTAGAAAGACCTTCAGTAATACTTCCATATAGTTCAGCAAAGGTTGGACAATATGAGAATGCAAAAGTATTATCAGATAATGAATCTGCATATATCTATATGAAAAATGAAATGGATGAAGCAGTACAGAAGGTTTTTGCTTTAATAAAAAATGATGAAAAATTAAAAAAGATGAGAATTAGACTAAAATCATTAAAAAAATCTAATGCAGCTGAAGAAATAATAGCTAATTTAGATATTTGGAGGAATTGA